From a region of the Methyloceanibacter stevinii genome:
- a CDS encoding 2-dehydropantoate 2-reductase, which translates to MTETNDLPITVAGAGSVGCYVGARLAAAGRNVTLLTRPALAAEISRHGLHCSDLEGHDIDLSPDRLTLSTAPSEALAGAKLILVAVKSHDTEAMAALIAEHAGDDAVAVSLQNGVSNAGILREHLGSERVVDAMVPFNVVQNRPADAPPRFHRASGGVIQVETTTTGLRSVLDVQHMPVAERDDIEAVLWGKLLVNLNNGLNALSGLPIVEQFGDRRWRALVARQLGEGLAVLNAAGIRYAPYEGVPQRVLALALRLPDALFRVAAKRMLSMDKNARSSMWEDLQAGRHTEIDYLQGEIIRLADQVGHPTPLNRRVLALVKEAETAKKGSPGLPPEAVSGPL; encoded by the coding sequence ATGACCGAAACGAACGACCTTCCCATCACGGTTGCCGGTGCCGGCAGCGTGGGCTGCTATGTCGGCGCGCGTCTCGCCGCAGCCGGGCGGAACGTCACGTTGCTGACCCGGCCCGCGCTCGCCGCCGAGATTTCCCGGCACGGTCTCCATTGCTCCGACTTGGAGGGGCACGACATCGACCTCAGCCCGGATCGGCTCACGCTCAGCACGGCACCGTCCGAGGCCCTCGCGGGCGCGAAGCTCATCCTCGTCGCCGTCAAGTCCCACGATACCGAAGCGATGGCCGCCCTGATCGCGGAGCACGCCGGCGATGATGCCGTCGCCGTGAGCCTGCAGAACGGCGTCTCCAACGCGGGCATTCTGCGGGAGCACCTCGGATCCGAGCGCGTGGTCGACGCGATGGTCCCATTCAATGTGGTTCAGAACCGGCCGGCCGATGCCCCGCCGCGCTTTCACCGCGCGAGCGGCGGGGTGATCCAGGTCGAGACGACGACGACAGGGCTGCGGTCCGTGCTCGACGTTCAACACATGCCGGTCGCCGAGCGAGACGACATCGAAGCGGTGTTGTGGGGCAAACTGCTGGTCAATCTGAACAACGGGCTCAATGCCCTATCGGGCCTGCCGATCGTCGAGCAGTTCGGCGACAGGCGTTGGCGGGCGCTCGTGGCCCGGCAGCTCGGCGAGGGCCTGGCGGTCCTGAATGCCGCCGGGATCCGGTACGCACCCTATGAAGGCGTGCCGCAGCGGGTCTTGGCGCTGGCCCTGCGACTCCCTGACGCCCTGTTCCGGGTCGCCGCCAAGCGGATGCTCTCCATGGACAAGAACGCCCGCTCGTCCATGTGGGAAGACCTGCAGGCCGGCCGGCACACCGAAATCGACTATCTCCAAGGGGAAATCATCCGGCTGGCGGATCAGGTCGGGCATCCCACCCCGCTGAACCGGCGGGTCCTGGCGCTCGTCAAAGAGGCCGAAACGGCCAAGAAGGGGTCGCCGGGCCTCCCGCCGGAGGCGGTCTCGGGCCCGCTTTAG
- a CDS encoding alpha-hydroxy acid oxidase, with translation MYEEFDGLISGVPAKGVTGADRENPRGGAMIRPSNLANHPHDLRDKAKRHLPAIVFDFLEGGSHDEITMRRNRADFDAVRLRQRVFDHPVIRTTRTTLFGQVASMPVALAPIGMGGAFHPQGEVHAARAASAFGVPYCLSSLASCSIEEVAAAVETPFVFQLYLMKDREINASLLQRAEQANCPALMVNVDTAVQGRRNRDLDNGVSIPLNLRIWQLLDIVRRPRWVWRYLRNKPSLGNLAAYCPDGQDLPSVSAWAEPRFKGAVTRDDLEWLRNNWSGKLIVKGVLDPEDAKIAADLGADSVVVSNHGGRQLDSAASSIEMLPRVRDAVGDSVEVVLDSGVRSGFDVLKSLGRGADGCLLGRAYIYGLAPYGERGVAAALYLVAQELDEAMTLTGTADVNALPENLVFGP, from the coding sequence ATGTATGAAGAGTTCGACGGTCTTATTTCCGGTGTGCCCGCGAAAGGGGTGACCGGTGCCGACAGGGAGAACCCGCGCGGGGGCGCAATGATCCGGCCATCAAACTTGGCCAATCATCCACACGATCTTCGCGACAAGGCCAAGCGGCATCTCCCCGCGATAGTCTTCGATTTTCTCGAGGGCGGGTCCCATGACGAAATCACCATGCGGCGGAACCGGGCGGACTTCGATGCTGTGCGCCTTCGCCAGCGCGTGTTCGACCATCCCGTCATCCGGACCACGCGCACCACGCTATTCGGGCAGGTCGCGTCGATGCCTGTCGCTCTGGCCCCGATCGGCATGGGCGGCGCATTTCATCCGCAAGGGGAAGTTCACGCCGCGCGCGCGGCCTCGGCCTTCGGCGTGCCCTATTGCCTGAGTTCGTTGGCCTCGTGCTCGATCGAGGAGGTCGCCGCCGCCGTCGAGACGCCATTCGTGTTCCAGCTCTATTTGATGAAAGATCGCGAGATCAATGCATCGCTATTGCAGCGGGCGGAGCAAGCCAATTGCCCGGCGCTGATGGTCAATGTCGACACGGCCGTGCAGGGACGCCGCAACCGCGATCTCGATAACGGTGTGAGCATTCCGTTGAATTTGCGGATTTGGCAGTTGTTGGACATCGTGCGCCGGCCCAGATGGGTCTGGCGCTATCTGCGCAACAAGCCGTCGCTCGGCAACCTCGCGGCCTACTGCCCGGATGGGCAGGACCTCCCCTCAGTCTCCGCCTGGGCCGAGCCGCGGTTCAAGGGAGCGGTCACCCGGGACGATCTCGAATGGCTGCGGAACAACTGGTCCGGCAAGCTGATCGTGAAAGGGGTTCTCGACCCCGAGGATGCGAAGATTGCCGCCGATCTCGGCGCGGACAGCGTAGTGGTGTCGAACCACGGCGGGCGGCAGCTCGACAGTGCCGCGAGCTCGATAGAGATGCTGCCGCGGGTGCGCGATGCTGTTGGAGATTCGGTGGAGGTGGTCCTGGACAGTGGCGTCCGTTCCGGCTTCGACGTGCTGAAGTCGCTCGGGCGCGGCGCGGATGGCTGCCTCTTGGGACGGGCTTACATCTACGGTCTCGCGCCCTATGGCGAGCGCGGCGTGGCGGCCGCGCTGTACCTGGTTGCGCAGGAACTCGACGAGGCGATGACGCTGACCGGAACGGCCGACGTCAACGCCTTGCCCGAGAATCTGGTTTTCGGCCCTTGA
- a CDS encoding GlcG/HbpS family heme-binding protein: MHVNLENAEQVIEAARKKAIELDTQMCIAVVDSGANLKAFMRMDDAWVGSIDIAIKKATTACFFGMATGALGQLSQPGKPLYGIEHSNDGLITFPGGLPIVDEDGVLVGAIGVSGSTVDNDHEVAAAGVAVLGVSEMPAHPWRT; the protein is encoded by the coding sequence ATGCACGTCAATCTCGAGAATGCCGAACAAGTCATCGAAGCAGCCCGCAAGAAGGCCATCGAACTGGACACGCAGATGTGCATTGCCGTGGTCGACTCCGGCGCCAATCTGAAGGCCTTCATGCGCATGGACGACGCTTGGGTCGGCTCCATCGACATTGCCATCAAGAAAGCGACGACCGCCTGCTTCTTCGGCATGGCGACCGGCGCTCTGGGCCAGCTCTCGCAACCCGGCAAGCCCCTCTACGGGATCGAGCACTCCAACGACGGGCTGATTACCTTTCCGGGCGGCCTGCCGATCGTCGACGAGGACGGCGTCCTAGTCGGCGCGATCGGCGTGAGCGGCAGCACGGTCGACAACGATCATGAAGTCGCGGCCGCAGGTGTCGCCGTTCTCGGCGTGTCCGAGATGCCGGCGCATCCCTGGCGCACCTGA
- a CDS encoding NrdH-redoxin: MTNDSPQPFPSKISQSATPARVRIALAILLLGIFALMQLRLGEEPASGDVLAWRDDGRLHIFVHPDCPHCHDARAFLRDHPEIDVDIHDVSTPANERLFRAVARDYGLSEQELGVPLFIFGDQHMLGFDRPETTGVELLAMMRGAERETPQAAGPIDLPVFGTIDPDRYSLAGLAVIMGLADGFNPCAMWVLIYLISLIAGLRDRAKIWWLVGTFVLTSGILYFLLMTAWLNVFLVVGYVRPLTEFVALLAIGFGISHLYELAWTRGVIECEVGDVEQRQRTMSRIRDVVAAPVGIVSLVLIVGLAFAVNAIEFVCSAALPAIFTHVLALSDVSTFGYYAYIALYVVFFMLDDLIIFGLAAFAVQSFVDTRYAVFSRFAGGLVLIGLGVWMLMR; encoded by the coding sequence ATGACGAACGACTCGCCTCAACCCTTTCCCTCAAAGATCAGCCAAAGCGCGACGCCCGCACGGGTACGTATCGCGCTCGCGATTCTGCTGCTCGGCATCTTCGCGTTGATGCAGCTGCGGCTGGGGGAAGAGCCTGCATCCGGTGACGTCCTGGCTTGGCGGGACGATGGGCGGCTCCACATCTTCGTGCATCCGGACTGCCCACATTGCCATGACGCGCGCGCGTTCCTCCGGGATCATCCTGAGATCGACGTCGACATTCATGACGTTTCAACACCGGCGAACGAACGGTTGTTCCGTGCGGTGGCCCGGGACTATGGCCTTTCCGAACAGGAGCTCGGCGTCCCTCTTTTCATTTTCGGCGACCAGCACATGCTCGGCTTCGACCGGCCCGAGACGACGGGGGTGGAATTGCTGGCGATGATGCGCGGGGCGGAGCGCGAGACTCCGCAGGCGGCCGGCCCTATCGATCTGCCCGTTTTCGGCACGATCGATCCCGACCGGTATTCGCTGGCCGGCTTGGCGGTGATCATGGGGTTGGCCGACGGCTTCAACCCATGTGCCATGTGGGTGTTGATCTACTTGATCTCGCTGATCGCGGGACTGCGGGACCGCGCGAAGATCTGGTGGCTGGTAGGGACCTTCGTACTCACCTCGGGCATTCTTTATTTCCTGCTGATGACCGCCTGGCTCAACGTATTCCTCGTGGTGGGCTATGTGCGGCCGCTCACCGAGTTCGTCGCGCTCCTCGCCATCGGGTTCGGCATCAGCCATCTCTATGAGCTGGCATGGACGCGCGGCGTAATCGAATGCGAGGTCGGTGACGTCGAGCAGCGGCAGCGGACCATGTCGCGCATCCGCGATGTCGTGGCGGCCCCTGTCGGTATCGTCAGTCTGGTGCTGATCGTCGGGCTGGCATTCGCGGTCAATGCCATCGAGTTTGTCTGCTCGGCCGCGCTGCCGGCCATCTTCACGCACGTGCTTGCGTTGAGCGACGTCTCCACGTTCGGCTACTACGCCTATATCGCGCTCTACGTCGTCTTCTTCATGCTCGACGATTTGATCATCTTCGGCTTGGCGGCTTTCGCCGTGCAGAGCTTCGTCGACACGCGCTATGCGGTGTTCAGCCGGTTCGCCGGCGGCCTGGTTCTGATCGGCCTCGGTGTATGGATGCTGATGCGCTAG
- a CDS encoding ribose-phosphate pyrophosphokinase, whose translation MKLVAGNSNRPLAEAISNYLDTPLARCVVRRFADKEIFVEVQENVRGEDVFIIQSTSRPANDHLMELLILCDALKRASARRITAVIPYFGYARQDRKPGPGRISAKLVANMIVRAGADRVLTLDLHAGQIQGFFDIPTDNLFAAPVLVGDIKEVMGNDDLMVVSPDVGGVVRARGLAKRIDAPLAIVDSAANGPAESEVMNVIGDVSGRSCILMDDIVDSGGTLVNAAEALLKQGAKQVTGYITHGVLSGGAIARVMASQLKELVITDSIMPSDSVINAHNIRVLSIAPLLGEAIARTAEEKSVSSLFY comes from the coding sequence ATGAAACTGGTTGCAGGCAACAGCAACCGCCCTCTCGCTGAGGCAATCTCCAACTATCTCGATACGCCACTTGCGCGCTGCGTTGTCCGACGGTTTGCGGACAAGGAGATATTCGTCGAAGTCCAGGAGAACGTCCGGGGCGAGGATGTCTTCATCATCCAGTCGACCTCGCGCCCGGCCAACGATCACCTCATGGAACTCCTGATCCTGTGCGATGCGCTGAAGCGCGCGTCCGCGCGGCGCATCACGGCGGTCATCCCCTATTTCGGCTACGCGCGGCAGGACCGGAAACCGGGCCCCGGACGCATCTCCGCGAAGCTCGTCGCGAACATGATCGTTCGCGCCGGCGCCGACCGGGTTCTGACGCTCGACCTTCACGCGGGCCAGATCCAGGGTTTCTTCGACATTCCGACCGACAATTTGTTCGCCGCGCCCGTGCTGGTCGGTGACATCAAGGAGGTCATGGGGAACGATGACCTCATGGTGGTCTCGCCGGATGTCGGCGGCGTGGTTCGCGCCCGCGGCCTTGCGAAGCGCATCGATGCGCCGCTCGCCATTGTCGACAGCGCCGCGAACGGCCCGGCGGAGTCCGAAGTGATGAATGTCATCGGCGATGTATCCGGACGCAGCTGCATCCTGATGGACGACATCGTCGATTCGGGTGGCACACTGGTGAACGCGGCCGAAGCGCTTCTGAAACAGGGAGCCAAGCAGGTCACCGGCTACATCACCCACGGCGTCCTGTCCGGCGGCGCCATCGCCCGCGTCATGGCCTCGCAGTTGAAGGAGCTGGTGATCACCGATTCGATCATGCCCAGCGACTCGGTGATCAACGCGCACAACATCCGCGTCCTATCGATCGCCCCACTGCTCGGCGAAGCAATCGCGCGCACGGCGGAAGAGAAGTCGGTCTCCAGCCTCTTCTACTAG
- the pgeF gene encoding peptidoglycan editing factor PgeF, which produces MITDDKLRIQARTLAEIDGIDHGFFTRLGGVSEGLYESLNCGVGSNDAPDAVTENRTRAARLLGATPDKLATVYQKHTNVAAVADETWTPDTRPEADAVVTATPGIVVGIVTADCAPVLLCDPEARVVGAAHAGWRGAFTGIAEATVEAMTGLGAAPERIVAAIGPAISQGAYEVGEDYKARFLETEPDAEAFFANDEGTGEPHFDLPAYVADRLDRAGVSNIYDLGICTYYDETRLYSYRRSQHHGEADYGRQISAIVLT; this is translated from the coding sequence ATGATCACCGACGACAAACTCAGAATTCAGGCCCGCACTCTCGCCGAGATCGACGGCATCGACCACGGGTTCTTCACGCGGCTCGGCGGCGTGTCGGAAGGCCTCTATGAATCCTTGAATTGCGGCGTGGGCTCGAACGACGCACCGGACGCCGTCACGGAGAACCGGACGCGCGCCGCCAGACTACTGGGCGCGACGCCAGACAAACTCGCGACCGTCTATCAGAAGCACACCAACGTCGCCGCCGTGGCCGACGAGACCTGGACGCCCGATACCCGCCCCGAAGCCGACGCGGTGGTCACCGCCACACCGGGTATCGTCGTCGGGATTGTCACGGCGGACTGCGCTCCGGTGCTTCTATGCGACCCTGAAGCGCGCGTCGTCGGCGCGGCCCATGCGGGCTGGCGCGGCGCCTTCACCGGGATCGCCGAGGCCACGGTCGAGGCCATGACAGGGCTCGGCGCCGCACCGGAACGGATTGTCGCGGCGATCGGCCCTGCCATCAGCCAGGGAGCCTATGAGGTGGGCGAGGATTACAAGGCCCGCTTCCTCGAGACCGAGCCCGATGCCGAGGCCTTCTTCGCCAATGACGAAGGCACCGGGGAGCCGCATTTCGACCTGCCCGCCTATGTCGCCGACCGGCTGGACCGGGCCGGCGTTAGCAATATCTACGATCTTGGGATTTGCACCTATTACGACGAAACCCGCCTATACAGCTATCGCCGGTCGCAACATCACGGCGAGGCAGATTATGGCCGCCAAATTTCCGCCATCGTGCTTACCTGA
- a CDS encoding class I SAM-dependent methyltransferase has protein sequence MAPTRTPTSMESTLLSVRLKAQIARIGPISVERYMDVCLADATAGYYPSKQPIGAAGDFITAPEVSQLFGELLGLWAYAVWQSMGSPHPVILAELGPGRGTLMADAIRALRRLPGFMDSVHVALVETSPPLRRAQEEALAGSGVEISWHDTIETVPAGPLIVLANEFIDALPVRQLIWRDGEWRERCVRIAANGGFEFCDGPALPVEGLRRNAELQQWPDGSILEVRTAANAVVAALAAKAEVAPLAALIVDYGHEATECGDTLQAISRHKFVDPLEAPGAVDLTAHVDFGALKDAVRGAGLAAYGPKLQRALLLELGLEARLERLCRDATPEQREALLAGAERLVDPAAMGVLFKALAITSNDLPAPPAFENTA, from the coding sequence ATGGCGCCGACGCGAACACCGACCAGCATGGAGAGCACGCTGCTCAGCGTGCGCCTGAAAGCGCAAATTGCGCGGATCGGTCCGATCAGCGTGGAGCGCTACATGGATGTGTGCCTCGCCGACGCGACGGCCGGCTACTATCCCTCGAAGCAACCGATCGGGGCTGCCGGCGACTTCATCACGGCGCCCGAAGTCAGCCAGCTGTTCGGCGAACTGCTGGGACTATGGGCCTACGCCGTCTGGCAATCGATGGGCTCGCCACACCCGGTGATCCTCGCCGAACTCGGACCGGGACGCGGCACGCTGATGGCCGACGCGATACGCGCCTTGCGGCGCCTGCCGGGCTTCATGGACAGCGTGCATGTCGCCCTCGTCGAGACCAGTCCGCCGCTCCGCCGCGCCCAGGAAGAAGCCCTCGCCGGTTCCGGAGTCGAGATTTCGTGGCACGATACCATCGAGACCGTGCCGGCCGGCCCGCTGATCGTGCTCGCCAACGAGTTCATCGACGCACTGCCGGTCCGGCAGCTCATTTGGCGGGACGGCGAGTGGCGCGAACGCTGCGTGCGGATCGCCGCCAATGGCGGATTCGAGTTTTGCGACGGCCCTGCCCTCCCCGTCGAGGGCTTGCGCCGGAACGCCGAGTTGCAGCAATGGCCCGACGGGTCGATCCTCGAGGTCAGGACCGCGGCCAACGCCGTGGTCGCCGCCCTTGCGGCCAAGGCCGAGGTTGCCCCGCTCGCCGCGCTGATCGTCGACTACGGCCACGAGGCGACCGAATGCGGCGACACGCTCCAGGCCATCTCCCGGCACAAATTCGTCGATCCCCTCGAAGCGCCGGGCGCCGTGGACCTCACGGCCCATGTGGATTTCGGCGCATTGAAGGATGCGGTGCGTGGCGCAGGTCTCGCCGCCTATGGTCCCAAACTGCAACGCGCACTCCTGTTGGAGCTCGGCCTGGAAGCCCGGCTCGAACGCCTGTGCCGGGATGCAACCCCGGAGCAGCGTGAGGCACTCTTGGCGGGGGCGGAGCGTCTGGTCGACCCTGCGGCTATGGGCGTGCTTTTCAAAGCGCTCGCGATCACGAGTAATGACCTCCCGGCGCCCCCTGCTTTCGAAAACACTGCATGA
- a CDS encoding accessory factor UbiK family protein has protein sequence MTQTSGRLFDELGKLLTDAVGAADGVRQEVEGVMRGQAERILNELDVVQREEFEAVKAMAQKAREENETLKARIAVLESKLAVDNPG, from the coding sequence ATGACGCAGACCAGCGGTCGCTTGTTTGACGAGTTGGGTAAGCTTTTGACCGACGCGGTCGGCGCCGCCGACGGCGTGCGGCAGGAGGTCGAGGGAGTGATGCGCGGCCAGGCCGAACGAATCTTGAATGAACTCGACGTGGTGCAGCGTGAGGAGTTCGAGGCGGTCAAAGCCATGGCGCAAAAGGCGCGCGAAGAAAACGAGACCCTGAAAGCCCGTATCGCCGTGCTTGAGTCCAAGCTAGCTGTGGATAACCCGGGATAG
- a CDS encoding YbjN domain-containing protein produces MASMEATYDHFKNPVDMVEQIATIRDWSFERSTPDELSLTVAGSWCDYHVSLNWREDLEALHLACAFDFRATHARLPEVYRLMANINEQLWLGHFDLWRQDGMLLYRNGLLLAGAKTHVGQCEGLLTAALEACERYYQSFQFVLWAGKSAEEALAATMLETQGTA; encoded by the coding sequence ATGGCTTCTATGGAAGCGACTTACGACCACTTCAAAAACCCCGTGGACATGGTGGAGCAGATCGCCACCATCCGCGACTGGAGTTTCGAACGCAGCACCCCCGACGAGCTGTCCCTGACAGTCGCCGGGTCCTGGTGCGACTACCATGTCTCGCTGAATTGGCGAGAAGATCTGGAAGCGCTGCATCTCGCGTGCGCCTTCGATTTCCGGGCGACGCACGCGCGGCTCCCGGAGGTCTATCGGCTCATGGCCAATATCAATGAGCAGCTTTGGCTGGGGCACTTCGATCTGTGGCGGCAGGACGGCATGCTGCTGTACCGCAACGGATTGTTGCTGGCGGGGGCCAAGACCCATGTCGGGCAATGCGAGGGCCTGCTGACCGCGGCGCTCGAAGCCTGCGAGCGCTACTACCAGAGTTTCCAGTTCGTGCTGTGGGCTGGGAAGAGCGCCGAAGAGGCGCTTGCGGCCACGATGCTGGAGACGCAAGGAACCGCTTAG